A portion of the Deinococcus hopiensis KR-140 genome contains these proteins:
- a CDS encoding acyltransferase family protein, whose translation MRYPALDSLRGLAALIVVVHHYLVALPAFYPYPETAGGWVGILLYSPLHLLWAGSEAVSLFFVLSGFVLVLPRWQGLQFDMEQFIVRRLWRIWVPMMVAVSLAACSAALIGAKDVSGTSTWFNAIWKGASVDAYAQHVLMLGSMDLMNSTYIPVVWSLKWEMWVSLLLPLVLLLARQRPLIIVSLGTLSIGWYWTASPYSTDVFRGLLRYLPMFVLGAVLSHHRQALTVWVTRLNDAMCAALLLLALLIIPVQWYGYAPQPLLGRLALNDYAVLLGAALLIVLALGWKRWQLWLERPGLLWLGRVSFSLYLYHALVLAVVVRLGAGLLPLPVLILTAFALTLGVAHLGYEYVERRAIERGRATTRPFRRNQA comes from the coding sequence ATGCGTTACCCAGCTCTGGACAGCCTGCGTGGTCTGGCCGCCCTGATCGTGGTTGTCCACCACTACCTGGTGGCCCTTCCTGCCTTTTATCCTTATCCAGAAACGGCGGGGGGGTGGGTCGGGATTCTGCTCTACTCTCCTCTGCACCTCCTATGGGCAGGCAGTGAAGCAGTCAGCCTCTTTTTTGTCCTCTCAGGCTTCGTGCTGGTCTTACCCCGCTGGCAGGGCCTGCAATTCGACATGGAACAGTTTATTGTCCGTCGACTGTGGAGAATCTGGGTGCCGATGATGGTGGCCGTTTCTCTAGCAGCTTGCTCTGCCGCGCTCATTGGCGCCAAAGATGTCAGCGGTACCAGCACCTGGTTCAATGCCATCTGGAAAGGAGCGTCAGTTGACGCCTACGCACAACATGTATTGATGCTGGGCTCCATGGACCTCATGAACTCTACTTATATCCCGGTGGTCTGGAGCCTTAAGTGGGAAATGTGGGTGTCGCTGCTTCTGCCCCTGGTCCTGCTCCTGGCCCGTCAGCGCCCCCTGATCATCGTCTCACTGGGGACCCTTTCCATAGGGTGGTACTGGACGGCGTCGCCATACAGTACTGACGTCTTTCGCGGCCTTCTCCGTTACCTTCCCATGTTTGTCCTCGGCGCAGTCCTCTCGCACCACCGCCAGGCCCTCACGGTTTGGGTTACTCGACTGAACGACGCCATGTGCGCAGCGTTGTTGCTGCTGGCCCTCCTGATCATTCCCGTGCAGTGGTACGGATACGCGCCGCAGCCCCTCCTCGGCCGCTTGGCCCTGAACGACTACGCCGTGCTGCTGGGTGCGGCGCTCCTGATCGTGCTGGCCCTGGGGTGGAAGCGCTGGCAATTGTGGCTGGAACGGCCCGGGTTGCTGTGGCTGGGCCGCGTCAGCTTCAGTCTGTACTTGTATCACGCGCTTGTCCTGGCCGTCGTAGTTCGATTGGGCGCTGGCCTCTTGCCACTGCCTGTCCTGATCCTCACAGCGTTTGCACTGACTCTCGGCGTGGCGCACCTGGGATACGAGTATGTCGAACGCCGTGCCATTGAGCGTGGACGCGCAACCACCCGGCCCTTTCGTCGAAACCAGGCATGA
- a CDS encoding chemotaxis protein CheB produces MPQSPLIVIGASAGGIPALQKLCSQLPPDFPAPILIVQHLQADHPSLLPEILGRSGPLPTRHPQHGEALQSGVIYLAPPNHHLLVEPGYVAVTKGPKENRSRPSIDALFRSAAYLYGPQAIGVVLTGMLDDGSSGLYNIKRRGGIAIVQDPLDAEFDSMPRSALEAVDVDYVVPLIDLAPLLNGLVRNMHEGRETNVMNDEELQRLEIEVGIAQQDSALKLGVTKLGVPSLLTCPECHGVLVQIKEGKTMRYRCHTGHAYTGNVLLSEVSKSVEDKAYQMLRAMEEEAILLRTLGEQCKEAGQLDQAQALFTKADEVLTTSESIRDLALGQERLSVEKVVQATADD; encoded by the coding sequence ATGCCGCAGTCACCCCTGATTGTCATCGGTGCCTCTGCCGGTGGCATCCCTGCACTCCAGAAGCTCTGCAGCCAACTGCCCCCGGACTTTCCCGCGCCCATCCTGATCGTCCAGCACCTGCAGGCAGATCACCCCAGCCTGTTGCCGGAGATCCTTGGCAGATCCGGTCCCCTGCCTACCCGTCACCCTCAGCATGGAGAAGCCCTGCAGTCTGGAGTAATTTACCTCGCGCCCCCCAACCATCATCTGCTCGTGGAGCCTGGATACGTCGCGGTCACCAAGGGCCCCAAGGAAAACCGTTCCCGCCCGTCCATTGACGCGTTGTTTCGCTCGGCAGCCTACTTGTACGGGCCTCAGGCGATTGGCGTCGTGTTGACGGGAATGCTTGATGATGGCAGCTCAGGGCTTTACAACATCAAGCGGCGCGGCGGAATCGCCATCGTGCAAGATCCGCTGGATGCTGAATTCGACTCGATGCCCCGAAGTGCACTGGAGGCCGTAGACGTTGACTATGTCGTCCCCCTGATTGATCTGGCACCCTTGCTCAATGGACTGGTTCGGAACATGCATGAGGGGAGGGAAACGAACGTTATGAATGACGAAGAGCTTCAGCGGTTGGAGATTGAAGTGGGCATTGCTCAGCAGGACAGTGCGCTCAAGCTTGGAGTGACGAAACTCGGAGTACCCTCGCTGCTCACCTGCCCGGAATGTCACGGTGTCCTCGTACAGATCAAAGAGGGCAAGACTATGCGGTACCGTTGCCATACCGGGCACGCGTATACCGGAAACGTACTGCTCTCGGAAGTCTCCAAGAGCGTGGAGGACAAGGCTTACCAGATGCTTCGTGCAATGGAGGAAGAAGCGATATTGCTGCGTACGCTGGGCGAGCAGTGCAAGGAGGCTGGGCAGTTGGATCAGGCACAGGCACTCTTTACGAAAGCCGACGAGGTATTGACGACCAGCGAAAGCATTCGGGATCTGGCGCTGGGTCAGGAGCGGCTGAGTGTGGAAAAGGTTGTGCAGGCTACGGCGGACGACTGA
- a CDS encoding MBL fold metallo-hydrolase: MAEPIKMSEHVYALPIGAVLMGTPTTIFPALILDEAHGATLVDTGIPGMEGLFQTALRTLKLSWTDVKRIIVTHHDLDHIGSLPAILAASGAEVLALEAEVPYVQGEKPGQKQPSPEMLASMPPEMQAVFANPPKAHVTQVLHDGEVLDFAGGVKVIATPGHTVGHLSLYVQQDGVLITGDAMTSAGGQLNGPVARMTPDMGQALKSVQKLAQESAKAVLTYHGGLVLEDAAAQLVRVAAEADS; the protein is encoded by the coding sequence ATGGCAGAGCCGATCAAGATGAGTGAACACGTTTACGCCCTGCCCATCGGTGCAGTCCTGATGGGCACACCAACCACCATCTTTCCGGCCCTGATCCTGGATGAGGCCCACGGGGCCACGCTGGTAGACACCGGAATTCCAGGGATGGAAGGCCTGTTCCAGACCGCGCTGCGAACCCTGAAACTTAGCTGGACCGATGTGAAGCGGATTATCGTGACGCATCACGATCTCGACCACATCGGCTCCCTGCCGGCCATCTTGGCGGCCTCTGGCGCTGAAGTGCTGGCCCTGGAGGCCGAGGTGCCGTACGTTCAGGGGGAGAAACCGGGCCAGAAGCAGCCTTCTCCAGAGATGCTCGCCAGCATGCCTCCTGAAATGCAGGCCGTTTTCGCCAACCCACCAAAGGCCCACGTCACTCAGGTGCTGCACGATGGCGAGGTGCTTGACTTTGCGGGCGGTGTGAAGGTCATCGCCACTCCTGGGCATACGGTGGGCCACCTGAGCTTATATGTTCAGCAGGACGGTGTATTGATTACCGGAGATGCGATGACCAGTGCTGGCGGGCAGCTGAACGGGCCGGTGGCGCGCATGACGCCTGACATGGGTCAAGCGCTCAAGAGCGTGCAGAAATTGGCCCAGGAGTCAGCGAAGGCGGTACTGACTTACCACGGTGGACTGGTATTGGAAGACGCTGCTGCGCAACTCGTGCGGGTGGCGGCAGAGGCGGACAGCTAG
- a CDS encoding metallophosphoesterase family protein has protein sequence MNSSLVRYHVLVRLLVLSDIHANYPALDAVLNDAQSRSFDRVIHLGDALGYGPHPVEVVTALRDLGATCILGNHEHTMLTYVDNRRTSQDKELALPLTWQLSQLSKLDLALIRSWPDGVDDSPLGARYRHGTPVSMDTYTDSVNAARDAFARWQGRLGFVGHTHTPAAYATLKGPVGDWVKVRTFPEGGSYQVPRGARVILNPGSVGQPRDGNPHASYGIYDSVSEVFEVFRVPYPVALTQKAMREVGLPERLAARLALGQ, from the coding sequence TTGAATTCTTCGCTGGTCCGCTATCATGTTCTTGTGCGGCTCCTGGTGCTTTCTGACATCCACGCAAACTATCCGGCCCTGGATGCAGTCTTAAACGACGCTCAATCCCGGAGTTTCGACCGGGTGATTCATCTGGGAGACGCCCTTGGGTACGGCCCTCATCCTGTTGAAGTCGTGACTGCGCTGCGCGACCTCGGCGCCACATGCATCCTGGGGAACCACGAACACACGATGTTGACGTACGTCGACAACCGACGTACGAGCCAGGACAAAGAGTTGGCCCTGCCGCTCACATGGCAGCTGTCACAGTTGTCCAAGCTTGACCTCGCGTTGATCCGGTCCTGGCCAGATGGAGTGGACGACTCCCCCTTAGGCGCGCGTTACCGCCACGGTACGCCCGTTAGCATGGATACCTATACCGATTCGGTGAATGCTGCGCGCGACGCCTTTGCCCGGTGGCAGGGCCGCCTGGGTTTCGTGGGCCATACGCATACCCCCGCCGCCTACGCCACGCTCAAGGGGCCGGTGGGCGACTGGGTGAAGGTGCGGACTTTTCCCGAGGGTGGGAGTTACCAGGTACCACGGGGCGCCCGAGTCATTCTCAATCCTGGCAGCGTGGGTCAACCGCGAGATGGCAATCCACACGCGAGTTACGGCATCTACGACAGTGTCAGTGAAGTCTTCGAGGTTTTCCGGGTGCCTTACCCAGTCGCGCTTACGCAGAAAGCTATGCGGGAGGTGGGCCTCCCTGAGAGGCTCGCTGCCCGGCTTGCTCTAGGGCAGTGA
- a CDS encoding thymidylate synthase has product MQPYLDLLRHILDSGVDTQDRTGTGRRRVFGYQMRFDLAQGFPLVTTKKIHFKGVVHELLWFLQGSSNIRYLQQHGVNIWDAWADEHGELGPVYGVQWRSWPDGRGGTIDQISRLIQGLRDNPYSTRHLVTAWNPAEIEDMALPPCHTMFQFFVSEGRLSCQLYQRSADVPIGVPFNIASYALLTQMVAQVVGLKPGEFIHTFGDAHIYLNQMDGVREQLTREPRALPHVRLNPDVRDLFAFRCEDLQLLGYDPHPHIKMPVSV; this is encoded by the coding sequence TTGCAACCGTACCTCGACCTGCTCCGCCACATCCTCGACTCCGGCGTCGACACACAAGACCGCACTGGAACCGGACGCCGACGCGTCTTCGGATACCAGATGCGCTTCGACCTCGCCCAGGGTTTCCCACTCGTTACCACCAAAAAAATTCACTTCAAGGGGGTGGTGCATGAGCTGCTGTGGTTCCTCCAAGGCAGCAGCAACATCCGGTACCTGCAGCAGCACGGGGTCAACATCTGGGACGCCTGGGCAGACGAGCACGGTGAACTCGGCCCCGTGTACGGCGTGCAGTGGCGCAGCTGGCCTGATGGGCGGGGCGGCACGATCGATCAGATCTCGCGTCTGATCCAGGGGCTGCGCGACAATCCCTACAGCACGCGCCACCTCGTCACCGCTTGGAATCCGGCAGAAATTGAGGACATGGCCCTACCCCCGTGCCACACGATGTTCCAGTTTTTCGTCTCGGAAGGCCGCCTGAGTTGCCAGCTCTACCAGCGCTCCGCGGACGTGCCGATTGGCGTGCCGTTCAACATCGCCTCGTACGCGCTCTTGACGCAGATGGTCGCGCAGGTGGTGGGACTGAAACCCGGCGAGTTCATCCACACCTTCGGCGACGCGCACATCTACCTCAACCAGATGGACGGCGTCCGCGAACAGCTCACGCGTGAGCCCCGTGCCCTGCCACACGTTCGGCTCAACCCGGACGTGCGTGACCTCTTTGCTTTCCGCTGTGAGGACCTGCAGCTGCTGGGATACGATCCACATCCGCACATCAAAATGCCCGTCTCGGTGTAG
- a CDS encoding transposase, with translation MGTEPNFVCALQASGPFAPLILDGAVNGVSFEWYVREILCPALTPGQVVVQGNLSAHHRAPIRTHIEAWNCMVLFLPPYSPDFNPTQGMFSKVKALVRAREWRDRTALLQGIWDALNAVSLRDVFGWFTHAFPDIF, from the coding sequence CTGGGGACGGAACCAAACTTCGTATGCGCGCTGCAGGCGAGTGGTCCCTTTGCGCCCCTGATCCTGGACGGTGCTGTCAACGGCGTGAGTTTCGAGTGGTACGTCCGAGAAATCCTGTGCCCAGCTTTGACCCCAGGACAGGTCGTGGTGCAGGGCAATCTCTCGGCACATCACCGTGCACCCATTCGGACGCACATCGAAGCCTGGAATTGTATGGTCCTGTTTCTGCCTCCCTACAGCCCCGACTTCAACCCGACCCAAGGCATGTTCTCTAAGGTCAAAGCCCTCGTCCGTGCCCGTGAGTGGCGAGACCGGACCGCTCTGCTTCAGGGCATTTGGGACGCTTTGAACGCCGTTTCGCTACGAGACGTTTTTGGCTGGTTCACGCACGCCTTCCCCGACATCTTCTGA
- a CDS encoding transposase family protein: MNRKQFRRRTGVYPETFAEMEEVLTLREGQKKKSGRPAALSVAEQLLMTLEFWREYRTFAHLGDDWGVHEATVHRTVERVEAALIASARFQLPKKRVFQEAQLVYSIVAVDASEVPCERPKKAARVVQRQEKAAHPEISGADVHSDAAHPGHRHERWGGS, translated from the coding sequence ATGAATCGCAAGCAGTTCCGTCGACGCACCGGGGTCTACCCGGAAACGTTTGCTGAGATGGAAGAGGTGCTGACCCTACGCGAAGGACAGAAAAAGAAATCAGGCCGCCCCGCCGCGCTCAGCGTGGCGGAACAACTGCTGATGACCCTGGAATTCTGGCGCGAGTACCGGACCTTCGCCCACCTGGGTGACGACTGGGGTGTGCACGAAGCCACCGTGCATCGCACGGTGGAACGCGTGGAAGCGGCTCTGATTGCCAGTGCACGGTTCCAGCTGCCCAAGAAACGCGTGTTTCAGGAAGCACAACTCGTGTACAGCATCGTCGCGGTCGATGCTTCCGAAGTGCCCTGTGAACGGCCCAAAAAAGCAGCGCGCGTGGTACAGCGGCAAGAAAAAGCGGCACACCCTGAAATTTCAGGTGCTGATGTGCACAGTGACGCAGCGCATCCTGGGCACCGCCACGAGCGCTGGGGCGGTTCATGA
- a CDS encoding transposase family protein gives MKFQVLMCTVTQRILGTATSAGAVHDLKLFRQSGVRFPHQTALIGDAGYQGLWRSHRHALTPHKATQASPLSAEQRQDNRVLAHTRQAIEHMIRRMKIFRVLKGVYRHRRRRFALRVQLIAALCNLTQACRS, from the coding sequence CTGAAATTTCAGGTGCTGATGTGCACAGTGACGCAGCGCATCCTGGGCACCGCCACGAGCGCTGGGGCGGTTCATGACCTAAAGCTGTTTCGTCAGTCAGGCGTTCGTTTTCCTCACCAAACGGCGCTTATTGGAGATGCAGGGTATCAGGGCCTGTGGAGAAGCCACAGGCACGCCCTTACCCCCCATAAGGCGACGCAGGCGTCGCCTCTGTCCGCGGAGCAGCGCCAGGACAACCGTGTCCTCGCGCATACCAGGCAGGCAATCGAGCATATGATCCGTCGCATGAAGATCTTCCGTGTGCTGAAGGGCGTGTACCGACATCGGCGGCGTCGGTTTGCACTCCGGGTTCAGCTCATCGCAGCGCTGTGCAACCTCACCCAAGCCTGCCGATCGTGA
- a CDS encoding phosphotransferase family protein: MDSKTKNRKTREQIAAMAARAFNGVPLANDDTAVRELKDGWFNAAFEVRLADGREVVLKIAPPPGAEVMQYEKNIMASEVAAMRLARQNPAIPVPEIYFHDQAKDLCDAEYFFMEKVDADTLKHVKSTLPPETLSEVEQQIGEIIREVNTFAGTYFGYEGNPELRAPTWREAFLKIFESVLKDAERKKVEFDFGYDEFRGVILKHLAALNEVTTPCLIHWDAWSANFFVKEGQVVGLIDFERSLWAEPLMEAQFRPLFGEGITRPLAKVVG, translated from the coding sequence ATGGACAGCAAAACGAAGAACCGAAAAACCCGCGAGCAGATTGCCGCCATGGCTGCTCGAGCCTTTAATGGCGTCCCCCTTGCCAATGATGATACCGCCGTACGGGAACTCAAAGACGGCTGGTTCAACGCTGCCTTTGAGGTGCGGCTCGCCGACGGCCGCGAAGTCGTCCTCAAAATCGCCCCCCCACCTGGAGCGGAAGTCATGCAGTATGAGAAGAATATTATGGCCTCAGAGGTCGCCGCCATGCGCCTTGCTCGGCAGAACCCGGCTATTCCTGTCCCCGAAATCTACTTTCACGACCAAGCGAAGGATTTGTGTGACGCCGAGTATTTCTTCATGGAGAAAGTGGACGCGGACACCCTGAAGCACGTGAAGAGCACCTTACCGCCCGAGACATTAAGTGAAGTCGAACAACAGATCGGCGAAATTATCCGCGAGGTCAACACGTTCGCCGGCACGTACTTCGGGTATGAGGGCAACCCCGAATTGCGAGCACCAACATGGCGAGAAGCCTTCCTCAAAATTTTTGAATCTGTCCTGAAAGACGCAGAGCGCAAGAAGGTCGAGTTTGACTTTGGGTATGACGAGTTTCGTGGGGTGATTCTGAAACATCTGGCTGCGCTGAACGAGGTCACGACACCCTGTCTGATTCACTGGGACGCCTGGAGCGCCAATTTCTTCGTAAAGGAGGGCCAGGTGGTCGGCCTCATCGATTTTGAGCGTTCACTGTGGGCTGAACCATTGATGGAGGCGCAGTTTAGGCCCCTCTTTGGGGAGGGCATCACTAGACCTCTTGCGAAAGTCGTAGGCTAA
- a CDS encoding IS630 family transposase (programmed frameshift), translating into MKAVGGRGYSLDLRERVVAAVEGGQTRKEVARLYRMRIETVDTYLEKQRLGTLHEVGRSSGRPPRVTPLHEQQLLQQLKAHDDATLIEHARMLEEATGLKVSFKTVDRVFRKHHITRKKTLVAFERSEERRQQFLNDLAPYLTHPEQLVFLDESGFHTAMTRGYARAHRTERAHGYVPRNHGRNQTLICALQLTGPMVPFVLTGAVNGPSFEWYIRHLVCPILQPGQVVVMDNLSSHHRASVPTLIEAQGCRILFLPPYSPDFNPIELMFSQVKAAVRAKACRTVDGLISAIGAALQAVRAQDINAWFRHAYPSVSL; encoded by the exons ATGAAAGCTGTTGGGGGGCGAGGGTACAGTCTGGATCTGCGGGAACGGGTGGTCGCGGCGGTCGAAGGCGGTCAGACTCGGAAAGAGGTCGCCCGGTTGTACCGAATGCGCATCGAAACCGTAGATACCTATCTGGAAAAGCAGCGCCTGGGAACGTTGCACGAGGTGGGTCGGTCTTCTGGTCGTCCCCCACGGGTCACACCCCTACACGAACAGCAACTGCTGCAACAACTCAAGGCGCATGACGACGCGACATTGATCGAGCATGCTCGCATGCTCGAAGAAGCGACAGGGTTGAAGGTCAGCTTCAAAACTGTGGATCGAGTGTTCCGCAAGCATCACATCACCCGT AAAAAAACTTTGGTCGCGTTCGAGCGAAGTGAAGAAAGGCGACAGCAGTTTCTCAATGACTTAGCTCCGTATCTCACTCATCCAGAACAGCTGGTGTTCCTGGATGAGAGTGGCTTTCACACCGCCATGACACGAGGATACGCGCGTGCGCACAGGACTGAGCGAGCTCATGGCTATGTTCCCAGGAATCACGGACGCAACCAGACCTTGATTTGTGCTCTACAACTTACGGGACCGATGGTCCCGTTCGTTTTGACTGGTGCCGTCAACGGTCCATCGTTTGAATGGTACATCCGCCATTTGGTTTGTCCTATCCTGCAGCCAGGACAGGTCGTTGTCATGGACAACCTGTCGTCTCATCATCGAGCGTCTGTTCCAACACTTATTGAAGCACAGGGTTGTCGGATCCTGTTCCTTCCGCCTTATAGTCCAGACTTTAATCCTATCGAGCTGATGTTCTCTCAGGTCAAGGCGGCCGTCAGAGCGAAGGCTTGTCGAACAGTCGACGGCCTCATCTCTGCCATTGGAGCCGCTTTGCAGGCGGTTCGTGCACAGGACATCAACGCCTGGTTCCGACATGCTTATCCCTCCGTATCTTTATGA
- the otsB gene encoding trehalose-phosphatase produces MTLSPELLALAERALLVICDYDGTLAPIVPRPEDAVPEPGAREALAQFLAHPHHHAAIVTGRQAEQAAAFLTLPGLPVIGLHGMEWPGEETAPPDVQALRSLTEALPEVPGLRKEHKGWTLAVHYREVLGTQQAGVEAQLAALPLPPGWEMIAGKKVREFRPAGFGKGRAVVRLAQERSDLLPVFIGDDLTDEEGFTALRKLGGVTVKVGEGETEAQFRVGGPTEVVALLRAWGGGEKS; encoded by the coding sequence ATGACGCTGTCGCCCGAACTTCTGGCCCTGGCGGAGCGCGCCCTGCTGGTGATCTGCGATTATGACGGCACGCTGGCCCCCATCGTGCCCCGACCCGAGGACGCTGTGCCTGAACCCGGAGCGCGGGAGGCGCTGGCCCAGTTTCTCGCGCACCCCCACCACCACGCCGCCATCGTGACGGGCCGCCAGGCGGAGCAAGCCGCCGCCTTCCTGACTTTGCCGGGCCTGCCCGTGATCGGTCTGCACGGAATGGAGTGGCCCGGCGAGGAAACGGCGCCGCCCGACGTCCAGGCCCTGCGCTCCCTGACTGAAGCCCTGCCAGAGGTGCCTGGCCTTCGTAAAGAGCACAAGGGCTGGACCCTGGCGGTTCACTACCGCGAGGTACTGGGAACACAGCAGGCTGGAGTCGAGGCCCAGCTGGCTGCCTTGCCCCTCCCCCCCGGGTGGGAGATGATCGCCGGGAAGAAGGTGCGCGAGTTTCGTCCGGCAGGTTTTGGCAAGGGCCGCGCTGTGGTCCGCCTGGCCCAGGAGCGTTCCGACCTCCTGCCCGTTTTTATCGGTGACGACCTGACCGACGAGGAAGGCTTCACGGCCCTACGGAAACTGGGTGGCGTGACCGTCAAGGTGGGGGAGGGGGAGACCGAGGCACAGTTCCGGGTCGGTGGCCCGACAGAGGTGGTGGCGCTGCTGCGCGCCTGGGGGGGAGGGGAAAAGAGTTGA
- a CDS encoding alpha,alpha-trehalose-phosphate synthase (UDP-forming), producing MGLIVISNREPYAPQRDEQENLTWMPSIGGLTAALDPALQHAGGTWIAWGEQHPEVSEVELPQGHPRYRLKRLRLSDAEVRDFYHGFSNRALWPMSHYFIERTRYQADQWQAYVNVNRRFAEAAVDSYREGDLIWVQDYQLALVPRMIREALPDARIGFFWHIPWPAPEVFRTLPWDCEVLDGILGADLIGMHTSEYVEHFQAACCRALDAETEGDTVRWKDRPSRVVARPIGIEVSTYEELAARPDVEDAAERLRHTLQTQILLGVDRLDYTKGIPERLEAFGAFLDRHPEARGKVTLLQIAVPSREQVESYRQLRSRVEGLVGRINGKHTRDGWSPIQYIYRGIDRKELVAHYRAADVMLVTPLRDGLNLVAKEFTASARDGVLVLSRFAGAAEEMPEALQVNPYNPEGLTEVLLQALNMPLSEKKARLQRLRERLRQSDLRTWAEQFMRDIAAP from the coding sequence ATGGGTCTGATTGTCATTTCCAACCGTGAACCGTATGCCCCGCAGCGGGATGAGCAGGAGAACCTCACGTGGATGCCGTCCATTGGGGGCCTGACCGCTGCGCTGGACCCGGCGCTGCAACATGCGGGCGGTACCTGGATTGCCTGGGGCGAGCAGCACCCCGAGGTGTCCGAGGTGGAGTTGCCCCAGGGCCACCCCCGCTACCGCCTGAAGCGTCTGCGCCTGAGCGACGCCGAGGTGCGGGACTTTTACCATGGGTTTTCCAACCGCGCCCTGTGGCCCATGAGCCACTATTTTATCGAGCGCACGCGCTACCAGGCCGACCAGTGGCAGGCCTACGTCAACGTGAACCGCCGCTTTGCCGAGGCAGCGGTGGACAGCTACCGGGAGGGTGATCTCATCTGGGTCCAGGACTACCAGCTGGCTCTGGTACCCCGCATGATCCGTGAGGCACTACCCGACGCCCGCATCGGCTTTTTCTGGCATATTCCCTGGCCCGCGCCTGAGGTCTTCCGAACCTTGCCCTGGGACTGTGAGGTGCTGGACGGCATTCTGGGTGCAGACCTGATCGGCATGCACACCAGCGAGTATGTCGAGCACTTTCAGGCGGCCTGCTGCCGGGCGCTGGACGCAGAGACCGAGGGTGACACGGTGCGCTGGAAAGACCGGCCCTCGCGCGTGGTTGCCCGTCCCATCGGGATCGAGGTAAGCACCTACGAGGAGCTGGCTGCCAGGCCGGATGTGGAGGACGCCGCCGAACGCCTCCGCCACACCCTGCAGACGCAGATTCTGCTTGGGGTGGACCGCCTGGACTACACCAAGGGCATTCCCGAACGCCTGGAAGCCTTTGGGGCGTTTCTGGACCGGCACCCGGAAGCGCGCGGAAAGGTCACGCTGCTTCAGATCGCGGTGCCCAGCCGCGAGCAGGTCGAGTCCTACCGGCAGTTGCGTTCGCGGGTGGAGGGCCTGGTGGGACGCATCAACGGCAAGCACACCCGCGACGGCTGGTCCCCCATTCAGTACATCTACCGGGGCATCGACCGAAAAGAACTCGTCGCCCACTACCGCGCCGCCGACGTGATGCTGGTCACGCCCCTGCGCGACGGCCTGAATCTGGTGGCCAAGGAGTTTACGGCCAGCGCCCGCGATGGAGTGCTGGTCCTGTCCCGTTTCGCGGGGGCCGCCGAGGAAATGCCCGAGGCGCTGCAGGTCAATCCCTACAACCCCGAAGGTCTGACCGAGGTGCTGTTGCAGGCCCTGAACATGCCGCTGAGCGAGAAGAAGGCCCGCTTGCAGCGCCTGCGCGAACGCCTGCGGCAAAGCGACCTGCGGACCTGGGCCGAGCAGTTCATGCGGGACATCGCCGCGCCATGA
- a CDS encoding dihydrofolate reductase: MKLTNPRLSLVAAMTTPGRVIGRGLELPWRLPEDMKHFRRLTLGKPVIMGRKVHQGIGRPLPGRHNIVLTRDHAYEARGCTLVYTPGDALQAAGDAPEIMVIGGAEVYSLYLDQVSRMYLTLVHTDLEGDTFFPPAGEAQVDLWKTLGREFRPKDEHHAYDMTFLTLARA, translated from the coding sequence TTGAAGCTCACCAACCCCCGCCTGAGCTTGGTCGCCGCCATGACCACGCCAGGGCGAGTGATCGGGCGCGGCCTGGAACTGCCCTGGCGCCTCCCTGAGGACATGAAGCACTTCCGCCGCCTCACGCTCGGCAAACCAGTGATCATGGGCCGCAAGGTCCACCAGGGCATCGGCAGGCCCCTCCCAGGCCGCCACAACATCGTGCTCACCCGCGACCACGCGTATGAGGCGCGCGGATGTACCCTCGTGTACACGCCTGGAGACGCCCTGCAGGCCGCTGGGGACGCGCCGGAAATCATGGTGATCGGTGGGGCCGAGGTCTACAGCTTGTATCTCGACCAGGTCAGCCGCATGTACCTGACGCTGGTTCACACCGATCTGGAGGGGGACACCTTCTTCCCTCCTGCTGGAGAGGCCCAGGTAGACCTCTGGAAGACCCTGGGCCGGGAATTTCGGCCAAAAGATGAACACCACGCGTATGACATGACGTTCCTTACGCTGGCGCGCGCCTGA